Proteins co-encoded in one Paraburkholderia edwinii genomic window:
- a CDS encoding DUF2182 domain-containing protein: protein MNVVRTTDARRLEWHVAAIDTTAASGGSEGSTTSLSTAASRRLFFGVCASLFIASAALMAIACVSMSAMGETPMPGGWSMSMTWSRMCGQTWPRAAASFIGMWIVMMVAMMLPSLAPMLWRYHETAGRLGHSRAGRLTACVGLGYFMVWAALGAAVFPPGAALAGLAMQWPAFARSVPVAIGAAVLIAGMLQFSAWRARHLACCRDTSHCVVEQGRGRSSAAADVAHAWRHGVRRGLHCACCCAGSTAVLLAAGMMDLRVMAAVTAAITAERLAPNGGRVARMIGVVVVAIGGVMLAHAFVRGAIAIAPR from the coding sequence GTGAACGTTGTCCGCACAACCGATGCGCGGCGGCTTGAATGGCATGTCGCCGCCATTGACACCACCGCCGCCTCGGGCGGCAGCGAAGGTTCGACCACGTCGTTGTCGACAGCGGCTTCGCGGCGTCTGTTCTTCGGCGTCTGCGCCTCGCTGTTTATCGCGAGCGCGGCGCTGATGGCAATCGCATGCGTTTCGATGTCGGCGATGGGCGAGACGCCGATGCCCGGCGGCTGGTCGATGTCGATGACGTGGTCGCGGATGTGCGGACAGACGTGGCCGCGCGCGGCGGCATCGTTTATCGGCATGTGGATCGTGATGATGGTCGCGATGATGCTGCCGTCGCTTGCGCCGATGCTGTGGCGTTATCACGAGACGGCCGGCCGTCTGGGACATTCACGCGCGGGGCGTCTGACGGCTTGCGTCGGCTTGGGCTACTTCATGGTCTGGGCCGCACTCGGCGCTGCCGTGTTTCCACCGGGCGCTGCCTTGGCCGGGCTCGCGATGCAGTGGCCCGCGTTTGCGCGCAGTGTTCCAGTGGCGATTGGCGCGGCGGTGCTGATTGCCGGCATGCTGCAGTTCAGTGCATGGAGGGCGCGTCATCTGGCGTGCTGCCGGGATACGTCGCATTGCGTGGTAGAGCAGGGGCGGGGGCGGTCATCCGCCGCAGCGGATGTCGCACATGCATGGCGCCATGGAGTGCGCCGCGGTCTTCACTGCGCATGCTGTTGCGCGGGCTCGACGGCGGTTCTGCTTGCAGCCGGCATGATGGATCTGCGTGTGATGGCGGCCGTCACCGCGGCGATTACCGCGGAACGGCTCGCGCCGAACGGCGGGCGTGTTGCACGCATGATCGGCGTGGTCGTCGTTGCGATCGGAGGCGTGATGCTGGCGCATGCGTTCGTCAGAGGCGCAATCGCAATTGCGCCGCGATAA